The Akkermansia muciniphila genome includes the window GCTGGCGCGGCGGGCGGCGTCCACCATCACGCACAATTCCATAATATTATGGTTGGTGGGGGGGCAGGTGGGCTGGATGAGAAAGACATCCTTGCCGCGGATGTTTTCATTTATCTTTACAAAACTTTCCCCATCGGGGAAAGTGTTCACCGTGACGTCCGTCAACTGAATGCCTACGCTTTGCGAAATGCGTTCCGCAAGTTCTCTGTGTGCTGTACCGCTGATAATCTTCATACCGGAAACTGAAAAGCGGACGCATTCTGAACACAGGTCCACATAATCGCAATACTTAATTCTCACAATTTGATTTTTCTCCATGATGGGTTCATCCGCTCCAGATGCAAAAGAGAGATTTCTAACCGTTCCCATGGCCGCCGTCCTGGCCGCCTGCGCCATTCTGCTGGCGTGGTCCTACCTGGCGTTTCCGGAATTCGGCTCCTCCGGGAATGCCAACAGCATCCAGTGGCTCATTTCCTCCTGGAACAAGCAGACGGATTATGAACACGGCTGGCTGGTGGTTCCCATCATCGCCTTCATGCTGTACCACGCCAGGAATAAGGTAGCGGAAGCTGCCAGGCGCATCGACTGGCGCGGACTGGTTCTTTTCATCCCGGCGTGCCTGCTGCTGGCCCTCTCCTACCGTGTGGGGCAGCCCCGCGTGGCCGCGGGCGCGCTGCCCCTGATCCTGCTGGGAGGCGCCTGGTATCTTGCCGGGCCGCAGGTAGCCAGGCTGCTCGCCTTCCCCCTGCTCTTTTTCTGGCTGTGCATTCCCCTGCCCTCCTTCCAGCAGGCCACGGTGGAGCTGCAAATCGTCGCCACGGAGCTGGGGCACCTGGGGGCGACCCTCTTCGGAGTGGATACGTACCTGCAAGGCACCAACATCCGCTCCACCGGAGGCCACTGGGACGCCTTTAATATTTCAGGGGGATGCAGCGGCATGCGCTCCCTGATGGCCCTGCTCATGCTGTCCGCCGCGTGGGCCTACCTGTCCGACCTGAAGTTCTGGAAGAAATGCGTGCTTTTCCTCAGCGCCATTCCCCTGGCCGTCATCGGCA containing:
- a CDS encoding exosortase/archaeosortase family protein, with amino-acid sequence MMGSSAPDAKERFLTVPMAAVLAACAILLAWSYLAFPEFGSSGNANSIQWLISSWNKQTDYEHGWLVVPIIAFMLYHARNKVAEAARRIDWRGLVLFIPACLLLALSYRVGQPRVAAGALPLILLGGAWYLAGPQVARLLAFPLLFFWLCIPLPSFQQATVELQIVATELGHLGATLFGVDTYLQGTNIRSTGGHWDAFNISGGCSGMRSLMALLMLSAAWAYLSDLKFWKKCVLFLSAIPLAVIGNGVRITSIVVLAEYGDPGFAAKTWHDWSGLLFFFPICLAGLAAVHSLLAGELIWKPSRRKKLVVKMNKSH